One segment of Eretmochelys imbricata isolate rEreImb1 chromosome 5, rEreImb1.hap1, whole genome shotgun sequence DNA contains the following:
- the RAD1 gene encoding cell cycle checkpoint protein RAD1, with product MPLSTQPETGDDQYVLVASLDNVRNLSNILKAIHFKDHATCFATTNGIKVTVENAKCLQANAFIQAGIFQEFIIQEESVMFRINLAVLLDCLTIFGTNSLAGTSTALRMCYHGYGYPLTLFLEEGGVVTVCKINTEEPEETLDFDFCSTNVVNKIILQSEGLREAFAELDMTSEVLQITMSPDKPYFRLSTFGNAGSAHLDYPKDSDLMEAFHCNQTQTNRYKISLLKPSTKALALSCKVSIRTDNRGFLSLQYMIRNEDGQICFVEYYCCPDEDITESEL from the exons ATGCCCCTCTCCACTCAACCTGAAACTGGTGATGATCAGTATGTTTTAGTCGCCAGTCTCGACAATGTCAGAAACCTCTCAAATATCCTAAAAGCCATTCATTTTAAAGACCATGCAACATGTTTTGCAACTACAAATGGAATCAAGGTTACAGTGGAAAATGCAAAGTGTCTGCAGGCAAATGCCTTTATTCAG gcAGGGATATTTCAAGAATTTATTATACAGGAAGAGTCGGTGATGTTTCGAATCAATTTGGCTGTTCTTTTAGACTGCTTGACCATTTTTGGCACAAATTCTTTGGCAG GTACTTCAACAGCGCTTCGAATGTGTTACCATGGTTATGGCTACCCCTTGACCCTATTTCTAGAAGAAGGAGGTGTGGTAACTGTATGTAAAATTAACACTGAAGAACCTGAAGAGACACTAGATTTTGATTTCTGCAGTACAAATGTGGTTAACAAAATTATCCTGCAGTCAGAAGGGTTACGAGAAGCATTTGCTGAATTAGATATGACCAGTGAGGTCCTGCAGATCACTATGTCTCCAGACAAGCCTTATTTCAG ATTATCCACCTTTGGCAATGCAGGAAGTGCTCATCTTGACTATCCCAAAGACTCTGATTTGATGGAAGCATTTCATTGCAACCAGACCCAGACAAACAG GTACAAGATCTCTTTGCTGAAACCATCTACGAAGGCACTAGCTTTATCTTGTAAAGTATCTATTCGGACAGATAATCGGGGGTTCCTTTCACTGCAGTATATGATTAGGAATGAAGATGGACAAATCTGTTTTGTGGAGTACTACTGTTGCCCTGATGAGGACATTACTGAATCAGAACTATAG